In Podospora pseudocomata strain CBS 415.72m chromosome 4, whole genome shotgun sequence, the genomic stretch CATGTCGGATTTGGTGTCGATGAGGCGGAGTTTGGGGTTCTTGACCGTGCCGACGGCGATGAGGCGGGTTGGTCGGAATGGAGGGGTGTTGTGGGGGAGCTGGCAGGCTTTATGGCTGGAACAGTCCTTCAGCCAGGTTGTGATGGTCTTAACCGTAGCATCTGAGCCGGTGAACCTGGGGATTTTCTGCTCGGCCGTTAGGAGTCCCTCTGACACTTGTAGACccagctccttcttggcgCCACCCGCCTCGAGGGAGACGGCCAGGGTCGGCCCTTGTTCTGACCAAAGGGGGTTCCTGACAAACTCAAGCTTCAGCTTGACACCTCCCGCTTCGAGATCACGTTCCCCATAGCGAGTATTCACGGTACCGTAGCCCCTGATGAGCATAGGTGCCCCCgtttcctcctcatctgccAATCGCTGACTCAACAAAGCCTCACAGAGACTACACCCGctatcctccatctcctggATCCTGTCGCACAGCAGGTGACGCTCCTCTGCTCTCGTAAACATGGCCCATGTCCCAGACAAAAGGCCAGACTGACCGACAACCTCTTTGCACCGCTCGCAAAGTCTGACGTCCCCAAACCGATGCTTGCTCCGGAACCTGGGCCACCGAGTCACATATCTCCCCCCAGAAAGACGGTACACGATACTCGGAAAGTTGCGTATCGGTCGAAGCACAAAGTGGCACCCGAGCGACCACGCAAACCCCAAGATGAAGTAAGCCATCACGCCATACAAGACGGCCGCGAACGCGAACGCCAAGATCATCGCCGGAGCCAGCGAAATGCATATGATGAACTGCACCCTGGTATCGACATCCGCATGCGACAGTGCGGCGAAGATGACGGCGCCAATCAGGCTGGGAATGAAATAGATGACAAAAGCGGGTTCGTCGAACGCGATGAGAATCGCCCAGATGATAAACTCGACGGCGAGAAAGCTTGACCCGATGTCCTCTTCCCCTGGCGTCGGAAAGTACCTGAAGTAGAGGTATGTGACAAGTACGATGGGTAAACCGCAGAGGAATGTTTTGCCCATGTTCTTGGGCGGAGGGCGGCGCGTCCGGCCATATCGTCGTGGCATGTTGGCGGCTCACAGTATTGTGGAAGCTAGTAGTGCAACACCATGGGCTTCCGCTTGATCGTGTTGTTCGTTTGACGTGTGTCTACGCTTAGTATATCAACGAGACCCTTGATGCGAAGGAGGTGGCGTTTTGCGGCTGAGTTGGATGTCAACCCCCAGACTAGCCCAAAAGGGAAGCATTGCGACATATTATCGGTTTCGATTTACTCCAATCACAGAGTTCCTGCGATGTTGTGCCCTGTGAAACCCAGAAGCACGGGGCTCGAACGCACATTAAAACCTGAAACTTGGGAATTCCAGCTTGGAGAGCCAGTTATCTCAGTTTATAGTGGTCCTGGccacccaacctcccagCTTCCTTCGTCTTTCCGACCTATACCCCTAACCGTACATTATAAGCAGTTACGTTACTGCTACTTACCTATTACTCTCCCAACGCCAACCCCAAGATGTGCAAAACGTTCGGCTCGCTCTCAATCGCAACAGGATTCGTAGGAATATACCCATCGGTCATTCAGTTCCTAGTCAGACCGTCAAGACTATCCCTCCCGTCAGTCAGTGACCCTGCCCTCAATGTGATGATCAAATCGGGAGAGTGGCGGTGCAGGTCAGAGGTGACCTCTAGGATGCCAGGCCAGCGGACGTGTTGGCGTATGCCGACGATTTGTCTTGGCCTAGGGCGTCGATGAcgctgatggcgatggggtggGAGACAATGAGGTAGATGCGGGAGGCGGCGAAAGTGTTGCTTGTATGGTGGGAGTTGTGTGGGTGTTTTGTTGGTCTGGTTTTGAGGCCCAAGTGTCACTGGTCATGTATGATGATAGGTAAAGTCTTTATTTCCTGTTTAATTCTCCCACCGCGGGCGCGCACCCCCCCACAAGTCAACCCCGCTTGCCCTGAACACTTAGGAAGATAGGTAGTGAATTTGCTGGCATTGTCATTTTCATCTTGTGCCTAGAAGTCTTCACGACAGCCATCGACTTCCTCCAAAACCTTTTTATTCGGCCGTCAAGTTATTAACTCGTTTCCCATCCTCGGCctgcctctccctcacctcttcTGTCGACGATGAGCCCTGATTATCCTGGGATTCCCGCGGCTGCACTTCTTGCCGGCTGGAAGATCGTGACCGCAAGCGCATCTGGTTCAGAACATCCACCTCGGACAGGATCCCAGTGTGGGGGCTGTCCcactggtgatgatgacggcggtgatggtggtcagTCGCGGTGGCGCcttcttgttgctgccgaGCATGATTTGGGGAAGGAGTAGTGGATTTCGACTGGGACTGTTGCGATTGGACCTGGGTGGTGAGTTCGGCCTCGGCCACTTGATCGGCCTGGGCTGAGCGGCGGGCTAACATTGTGTTGGTTTTTGTGTTTTGACGAACTGATATTTCAAGGCTGAATCTTGTGAAGTTTATCAAAGAAATATCCGTGATTAATGACTGCTGTTTGGGAAATATTTGCCCTGGGAGATTTCTTATCTTTGCGGACTCGGAGCAGTGTTGCGAAAAGGTTTGAGTTCTTGATGGCAAAGACTTGGTATGACATCACCGAGCTTATTCCATCAGGATGAAGGGATGCTCCACTTATTGCCATTTTGTGACTGCCGTAGATATGGGCTTGGATGATCGCGATAAGAAGTTTGAAATGATCGGCAATGGACAATTGAGGGACACGTTTTGCACAGATAGAAGTCTGTTAACtttgatgatgttgtcgtgCTTGGCACTCTTGGCTGTGATGTATGTTCTCCAGGTTCACGATGGTTGCAGCAGTTCAATCTTGCCTTTGCTTTACTTGCAGACTTGGGCTGTGCTATTTAGGTACAGTGGTTGAATGATTATGCAATTTCCAGAAACTGAAAGGTGGCATAAGATGTTCGTTTGGGGCCGTGTCTACCGCTTACTTGAGTCAATGATGATAGTACCTAAGTGGGAATATAAACTCAAGCTAGAAGGCCTTACACAAGATAATGACCGATCTAACGAACCTACCCAGGGAATTGATGCTCTCGGACTTTCTTGTATAGATATGGATTTCTTCACATGATACCTTAGGTAGTCCTATGTTGTCTAAGCCTAGTACGAATCATCTCCGTTGTTGGAGTTCAACATAGATATGTCCCTTTACCCACCGCGATATCCTGCCCTCGACCTCTTTTTCCAGTTTGATAATAAAACAGTATGTCAGGTGTCAGCATCGACACTTATGCCATATGTGATATATCCACTCACTGCCATCATACAATCCTCCATGCCAAGCCCACATACTGCAATGGCGCAAGGGCCCATCCTATCAGGCAGATAAGCGAATTTGTAAGCACACACGCACTCCATAGGTCTCTTGACCATGTCAGCACACCAACCGTCCACGCATATTTTCACATCCATACCTGTTCTCAACATCCTTCCACACTTAACACGCCTCTTGATAGCAGGATTTATCGAATATCAGAGACAGCACCATGGAGACGGTCTCCCAACTGAGCCGCAGAAAGGGTACGCAattttcctcctcgttgTCTGTGACCCCTGAAGTGGAACAATCGACTAAGATGGCTTCATAGCCTGCGACCTCTGCTTCGTCAAAAAGATCAAATGCGACATGATTAAACCTCAGTGCTCCAACTGCAAGCAATACAACACCGAGTGCAAAACAACAGCAGTGCGTCGTCGGATTGGCCGGCCGAAAGTAGCGAGGCACGACACCAACGCCAGCGCAGAGACAGACTCACCCGATGAGCACGAAGCAGCTGCGTCAAAGGTGGACaggtgagcttcttggtgatTGATTGAGGAAGGCCAC encodes the following:
- a CDS encoding hypothetical protein (COG:K; EggNog:ENOG503NWH1) — translated: METVSQLSRRKACDLCFVKKIKCDMIKPQCSNCKQYNTECKTTAVRRRIGRPKVARHDTNASAETDSPDEHEAAASKVDR